In Microcaecilia unicolor chromosome 1, aMicUni1.1, whole genome shotgun sequence, the following are encoded in one genomic region:
- the ATF4 gene encoding cyclic AMP-dependent transcription factor ATF-4 → MSLLGEEIMLGDLLSPLSQSSLAAEESLGLLDEYLEVVKPLKPQRYSSHKANEISSSWLSVDTWDTPTANTEEDAFSGMDWMVEKNLKDLDFDSLLNMEDMDAFASPDELMASLEDTHDFLNNPPFQAALEELPAVVSPFPELLGEDDQLAPLSPSASLILSPEHLTTIPYSFSVGLVDEADVKANTKPVAALLVVVIPKSEREEEVSSDDSGICLSPESYLGSPQHSPASSVASPASQSQLEFPKSGRPKPYDLPTENKTILTKVKVASGEKKDKKMKKMEQNKTAATRYRQKKRAEQEAISSECRQLEERNSTLTEKVDSLTKEICYLKDLIEEVRTAKNKRAKKNLN, encoded by the exons ATGAGCTTATTGGGCGAAGAGATAATGTTGGGGGACTTACTGTCCCCCTTAAGCCAGTCGTCTTTGGCGGCTGAAGAAAGCTTGGGTCTCCTAGATGAGTATCTTGAGGTGGTCAAGCCCCTCAAACCACAGAGGTATTCCAGCCACAAGGCTAATGAAATCTCCTCCAGTTGGTTGTCTGTGGATACCTGGGATACACCCACAGCCAATACTGAGG AGGATGCCTTCTCTGGCATGGATTGGATGGTGGAGAAAAACCTGAAGGACTTGGACTTTGATTCCCTGTTAAATATGGAAGATATGGATGCATTTGCCTCTCCAGATGAGCTGATGGCCTCATTGGAAGACACACATGATTTCTTAAATAACCCACCTTTCCAGGCAGCTTTAGAAGAGCTGCCAGCAGTGGTTTCTCCTTTCCCAGAATTGCTAGGTGAGGATGATCAACTAGCTCCCCTTTCCCCTAGTGCATCTCTGATCCTTTCCCCAGAACACTTGACTACCATTCCATATTCCTTCAGTGTAGGCTTAGTAGATGAGGCAGATGTTAAAGCTAATACAAAACCAGTGGCAGCTTTGTTAGTAGTGGTTATTCCTAAGAGTGAAAGAGAAGAGGAAGTATCTTCAGACGACAGTGGAATTTGCCTGAGCCCAGAGTCCTATTTGGGATCACCCCAACATAGTCCAGCTTCTTCAGTAGCATCTCCAGCCAGCCAGTCCCAGCTAGAGTTCCCCAAGTCTGGGAGACCCAAACCCTATGACCTCCCTACAGAAAATAAAACCATTTTAACAAAAGTAAAGGTAGCCAGTggggagaaaaaagacaaaaaaatgaaaaagatggAGCAGAACAAGACAGCAGCCACCCGCTATCGGCAGAAGAAGCGTGCAGAGCAGGAGGCTATATCAAGTGAGTGCAGGCAATTGGAGGAGAGGAACTCCACTTTGACAGAGAAAGTGGATTCATTGACAAAGGAAATCTGCTACTTGAAAGATCTGATTGAAGAAGTAAGAACAGCAAAAAACAAACGagcaaaaaaaaacctgaattga